The region ACTATGTCTGTAAGCTGTTTCTGACTCCTCGTAGGGCTGTAGACTTCGGTCTGAAATCCCTTTCTTCCCTTGTACACTCAACAGGCCTTTCCCTTTGATGGGAAACTGATAGCTCCCAGCCAGGGTCTGCTCAAACCCGCTCCCAGAGGTTAAAGGCTAGTTATTAAGGCAGTTTAAGAAATGGACATTCCTCTTGCTCCCCGGACCCGCGTGTGTTCTGCTAACCCCAATGCAGCAGAGAGGGGCTGAAGGAGTACTAGGAAAGCAAGGAAGCGGTCCAGCTTTCTGGGTGGGGTCTTGCTCCGGGAGTTCTCACGCACCCCTTCTGTGCTCACCACCTTTCTTTGGAGAAGGCCTCTGTTTGCACGAGGTCGCCGGGGTGCTCGGAGATGCACGCACCATTCAGGTCGCCCAGTTTGTTTTCCGGTAGGTCCTCAGGTTTGGTGCAGAGCTTTAGGGCACGCGAGATGAACACATCTAAGTCGAATTGGGGACTGGCACCCCCATCAATGGGTGTTGGGTGTCCCGGGGGTGAAGCAGAGAGACGGGGCTCTGGGGCATCAGGGGGAGGACTGGCACGCTCAGGGCCACCTTGTGTGCTCTTGACCCACTGCGCGATCTCCAGAAAGAGGCTTGCTGGCTCATCCTCACGTGACACTGGGTCTGCTGCTACTGCAGCCCTGGGGGGTGCGCTGGCCGCCTGCTTCCAGTGCGACAGGTCCAGGATGAGCTTGGGTTCCGAGTAGTGGTGGGGCTTGTTGTCGCGCCACAGCAGCTTGTCCAGGTAGGACGGAGACCCCACTTTGTAGTCGCAGGACCGTCCATAGTCGGCCTCAAAGGCGCGCTCCATGGACGAGTGCGACTGCTCCAGGAAGCGCTCGGAGCTGCTCTGTGAGTCCTTGCGTGGGTCCACCTGAACATCCTCCGCCAGCGGAGTAGAGCCAGCACGTGGGTCGCGCTGCACCTCGCTCGCGTCCTGACAGCGGTCAGGCCGCCATTCCAGATCTGACGACAGGCTCACGGGATACCTGCAAGCGTGCAAAAGAAGGCACGATGTGAAGCACACCCAGGATGAATGGAGAGCCAAATCGCCTAATACCCGTAGTCTGCTTACAAGTCCACTCATTATTCCTCCTAGTCCCTAAAGGGCAGGTACTATCATCCCTCAAGGTTGGAGTGTGATGGCGCAGGTGAAAGAGAGCTTCAGGGGCCCAGCTAGGGGGGCTGATCTGTGAGTTTAGTCTTTAGTAGTCAATCAACAGCTTTCTTGGACACTCACTGCGTGCAGGCTTTACATGATGGATTTGTGAACAAAGCAACAAAACAGTCTTCCTTATGGAACTTTCTAATTGGTTCACCTATGTAACCCATATAACAACATGGGGTCGTGTTAAACTGGGGATCTGGACCCTGCAGCTCTGCACTGGGACCTGGGAGGCTCCCCGATGCTCCTGCTGATCCTCGGACTGCACTTTGAGTGGCAAGGCCAGTGCTTCCTAATCCTGCCCCAGATTTGAATCACACAGGAGGATTAAAATTAAGTACCAGGTATCCCTTGCTGCCCACTACCAATGTTCTGGTTCAGTAGGTCTAGGTGGCCCTGTTTGGGCATGTTTATGAGATTCTCCTAGGGATTCTACGCAGCCCAGGCTGATAACCTCTGCCGTGATGGATCTGGATAGGTGCCTTGTAGCCCCTAGCCTCCAAGT is a window of Rattus norvegicus strain BN/NHsdMcwi chromosome 18, GRCr8, whole genome shotgun sequence DNA encoding:
- the Mapk4 gene encoding mitogen-activated protein kinase 4 isoform X2 translates to MWAAGCILAEMLTGKMLFAGAHELEQMQLILDTIPVVREEDKEELLRVMPSFVSSTWEVKRPLRKLLPDVNREAIDFLEKILTFNPMDRLTAEMGLQHPYMSPYSCPEDEPTSQHPFRIEDEIDDLVLMAASQSQLSNWDRYPVSLSSDLEWRPDRCQDASEVQRDPRAGSTPLAEDVQVDPRKDSQSSSERFLEQSHSSMERAFEADYGRSCDYKVGSPSYLDKLLWRDNKPHHYSEPKLILDLSHWKQAASAPPRAAVAADPVSREDEPASLFLEIAQWVKSTQGGPERASPPPDAPEPRLSASPPGHPTPIDGGASPQFDLDVFISRALKLCTKPEDLPENKLGDLNGACISEHPGDLVQTEAFSKERW